The genomic region TCATGCCATGGCTATCAGCGTCAACTAGCTCAGTAACATTTAGGGTACCCATTAATATTGGGTATTGAGGTAAAGCTTCCCTTATTCTTTTATATTCTATGAAGCTATCAACCATACCTTGAAGAGGTGGCGATAAAACTGCGTCCAAAATTAGCTTAGTAAAACCTTTACTTGAAAGTATTTTAGTAAGTTTAATTACTATCTCAGATTTATTCTCAACATTAAAAGGAGCTACAACAAAAGCGGCCTTATTCTTAACCTCCTCAAGTTTCTCATAGTTCACTTCATTTATATTAAAAACAAAATCTGCGCCTTCTTTTATTCCTTCTATCATTTCCCTTGGTGAATCGCTGTCTATTCCTACTATAACTCCCGTATCCTTAGCTTTTCTAATCTTATTTCTTACATCGTTCAAGTCATTGTGACCTACCGGAAATCCTATAACATACACATCAACAAATTCCCTAGTTCTCTCAATTTCTTCCAAAATTCTCTCAATAGACCATGTAGGGTCTAGTTCTAAAAATACTCTAAAAGGGGGTGGTCTTAATGGAATTTTTATGCCTTGCTCAAACGCTACTTCTTGTTTTTCTTCAATCTCTTCTAATGTTTTCAATACTTTTTCTGTCCTTATTTTACCTAAAATTTTGTCTGCAGGATAAACTGTAGATAGTTCAATTCCTTGATTTAATGCCTCAAAAACTAGCGGAAGATCCCATGCATTTTCAGTCCCTTTTACCGTTTTAATTCCAGTTTCTTCTTCTATTATCTTCGCATCACCGAAAACTAGACCTGGCAGGATAATTATATCAAAATCTTTTAGATTATCATTTTTTATATTTTCAAGAATATATTGTACGCTCATCAAAGATGCCACTGGATAGTTTAAAGCTTTAACCTCAGCTTTAACGTTCTTAATCTTCTTTGCTACTTCCTCTACTATAGGATAAGCTAACTTGCCAGTAATAAGTAATGCCTTCACATTATTCCAAGAGTAATTAACCTTTAAATCTATATATTCTAAATACAATTAATGAGTCTACTTCCCAAAACTGCGGATATAAAACCTGGCGAAAAATTTGACGTGATAATAATTGGAATAGGACCAGCAGCTTACGGTGCAGCCTTATATGCAGGAAGGTACATGTTAAAAACTCTAGTTATAGGAGAAACTCCAGGAGGTCAATTAACTGAAGCAGGCGAAGTTGATGATTATCTAGGGTTAATAGGAATACAAGCTCAGGACATGATAAAAATTTTTAATGCACATATCGAAAAATATAATATTCCAGTAATTTTAGATACTGTAGAAAGTTTTAGAAGAGAAGGGGATGAATACGTTGTAAAAACTAAAAGAAAAGGAGAATTTAGAGCAACAACATTAATTGTCGCTGTAGGAGTAAAAAGAAGGAAATTAAATGTCCCTGGAGAGGCAGAATTCACTGGTAGAGGAGTATCTTATTGTTCAATTTGTGACGCACCATTATTTAGGAAAAAGGTTGTTGCAGTAGTAGGTGGAGGAGACTCTGCTTTAGAAGGAGCAGAATTATTATCAAGATATGCCACTAAGGTATACTTAATACACAGGAGGGATCAATTCAGAGCTCAACCATACTATGTAGAATTAGTAAAGCAAAAGCAAAATGTAGAATTTATCTTAAACTCTGTAGTGAAAGAAATAAAGGGAGAAAAAATAGTAAAGAGCATTGTTGTTGAAAACCTTGTCACAAAGGAGGTAAAAGAGATTCCAGTTAATGGCGTTTTCGTTGAAATAGGGTTTGAGCCTCCATCCGATTTTGCAAGAGCTAATAATCTAGAAGTGGACAGTCATGGTTACATAAAGGTTGACGAATGGATGAGAACCAACTTGCCTGGAGTATTTGCAGCAGGAGACTGCACTGGAATGTGGTTAGGTTTTAGACAAATAATTACTGCTACCGCACAAGGAGCAGTAGCTGCTCATAGTGTGTTCACTTACCTAAACGAGAAGAAGGGGAAAAAGTGAGTTGATTAACACATTAAGGAAAATTGGAGAAGAAGCTACAAAATACTTGAGAGAATTACACGAAAAGAAGGGCATTGACGAAATAATAGGATATCATCAAGGAGATACTACTAGAAGAGTTGATAAATTTTCAGAGCAATATATTTTTGATCTTCTAGATCATTCTGGCTATAAATTCTCCTTTGTTTCTGAAGAGTCTGGAAGTATATTTAGGGAAAACTATGAATATATAGCGGTAATTGACCCATTAGATGGAAGCACTAACTACATAACCGGAATACCTTGGTCGTCAGTTTCAATAGCCGTATATAAAAAAATTGAAGAAGAAAAATTTTTACCTTATGCTGGAATAGTTGCTGAAGTTTTTGGTAACAATATTTACTCATATGATGAAAACGGAGCATATATAAACAATATAAAGGTAGATAAGAGAAAACCTACTGACAAGATAGTACTACCCTATTATAATAAAGACAAAATAAATGAGGCATATTCGATAATTTCAAAACTAGGTAACGGAATAAAAATAAGAACATTAGGTTCTGCTTCACTTGATATGATACTCGTCTGTACTGGAAGAGCGTATCTCTATTTTGATATAAGGGGCAAACTAAGAAACGTTGATATTGCTTCATCAAAAGGATTTTGTGAAAAACTTGGAATAAGATCTCTAGATTTAAAAGGAAGAGAAGTGACGTTTAGCTTAAAATACGTTGACGTCATTCCAGAAATAATAGTTACTTCTGATTCTGAGCTCCAGAATTCTTTTTCTTCCTATTCTTAATTGAAGGCTTTATTTTATTTAATGCAATTTCTATATCCTCTTTAGTTATTACTCTATCTTTATTACCTCTTATAATGTCCTTCAAAACTCTTATCTTGGCTTCCCTAGCTACTGCTGCTAAATCTGCTCCAGTATATCCCTCAGTACGTTTTGCAATTTCTCTGCAATCGACTCTCTCGCAAACGTCTTTTCCAAGATATTTTTGTAAGATGTCTAACCTTTCTTCCTCATTTGGCAAATCCATGTGAACTATTATATCAAATCTTCCTGGCCTAAGTAAAGCCGGATCTATAGTTTTTACTCTATTTGTTGTGCCTATAACTACTACTTCTTTCAAATTCCTTATTCCGTCCATTTCAGTCAGCAATTGATTAACGATCTTTGAGGAATCAGTACTGTCTTTTTGAGACCTTTTTGAAGCTATTGCGTCCAATTCATCCAATAATATAATAGAAGGCTTGTTTTCTCTAGCTCTATTAAATACCTCCTTTAATATTGATACAGCACCTTCATATCCCTTATACATGATTTCTGCAACACTAACAGAAATTAATTTAACGTCTAGCGTTTTTGCTAATGCCTTTGCCATCATTGTTTTTCCTACACCCGGTGGGCCGTAAAGTAAGATTCCTCTTATTGGAGGTACTTTCATTTGCTCCATTAATTTTGAATATTTTAATTGTAATTCTAGTAATTCCTTCAGCTCAGTTTTAACTTTTGTATATCCTCCAATATCATCTAAGGTTATCTTATCTTCTATTTCAGACTCTAAATCTTCTCCTTTTCTAGATCTTCTTTCAAAATCTAATCTAAACTTTTCAAAATCTTCAATCATTTGTAATGTTATACTTGGCTTGTACCTCTGGATTATTTCCATGAAATCTTTCATGGTTATTTTAACATCTTTACCAGTTTGCATTGCCTCTATAGCTGCCTTCCTAGCTGCTTCTTGACATATGTTTGCTAAGTCGGCACCGCTGTATCTTTCTGTCATATCCGCTATCTTATCTAAATCCACGTCCTCTGCTAGCGGCTTATTCTTACAATGTATCTTCAAAATTTCTTTTCTAGCTTCTTTATTTGGAGGACCTACGTAGATTAATTTGTCAAATCTTCCAGCTCTTAATAACGCCTTATCTAGAAGTTGAGGAACATTAGTTGATCCAACAATTATTACTCCGTCTTCGCTATTCAGTCCATCAATTTCTGAGAGCATCAATGAAAGTAATCTAGGCGTAACGGAATCTCCAGTATGGCTTTCCCTTTTAGTTCCTATTGTATCTATCTCATCAAAGAAGAGTAAACAGGGGGCATTCTTTCTTGCGTTTGCAAACAACTCCCTTAATCTAGCTTCGCTTTCGCCGTACCACTTGCTCATTATATCGCTAACGTTAACATATATGAAATTTAACTTTGCATCACTGGCCAAAGCTCTCATCATTAAAGTTTTTCCGCAACCTGGAGGTCCAAATAATAATATACCTTTTGGAGGTCTTAATCCATATTTTAAAGCTAATTCCTTATTTTTCAATGGAAATTCTACATA from Acidianus ambivalens harbors:
- a CDS encoding dihydropteroate synthase-like protein — its product is MKALLITGKLAYPIVEEVAKKIKNVKAEVKALNYPVASLMSVQYILENIKNDNLKDFDIIILPGLVFGDAKIIEEETGIKTVKGTENAWDLPLVFEALNQGIELSTVYPADKILGKIRTEKVLKTLEEIEEKQEVAFEQGIKIPLRPPPFRVFLELDPTWSIERILEEIERTREFVDVYVIGFPVGHNDLNDVRNKIRKAKDTGVIVGIDSDSPREMIEGIKEGADFVFNINEVNYEKLEEVKNKAAFVVAPFNVENKSEIVIKLTKILSSKGFTKLILDAVLSPPLQGMVDSFIEYKRIREALPQYPILMGTLNVTELVDADSHGMNALLTAIAGELGISCLLTMEKGKTRWSSWEIKEASKMVSISLIQKRVPKDLGIDLLILKDKVRYKEEELKDFITVEHNEPEMDSAGFAKISLVNGKIALTFYGKDKITLVGDEALSIGRELVKRVNISKQHAVYIGYELAKAEIARNLDKNYIQDLPLFKKIH
- the trxB gene encoding thioredoxin-disulfide reductase, yielding MSLLPKTADIKPGEKFDVIIIGIGPAAYGAALYAGRYMLKTLVIGETPGGQLTEAGEVDDYLGLIGIQAQDMIKIFNAHIEKYNIPVILDTVESFRREGDEYVVKTKRKGEFRATTLIVAVGVKRRKLNVPGEAEFTGRGVSYCSICDAPLFRKKVVAVVGGGDSALEGAELLSRYATKVYLIHRRDQFRAQPYYVELVKQKQNVEFILNSVVKEIKGEKIVKSIVVENLVTKEVKEIPVNGVFVEIGFEPPSDFARANNLEVDSHGYIKVDEWMRTNLPGVFAAGDCTGMWLGFRQIITATAQGAVAAHSVFTYLNEKKGKK
- a CDS encoding inositol monophosphatase family protein, which produces MINTLRKIGEEATKYLRELHEKKGIDEIIGYHQGDTTRRVDKFSEQYIFDLLDHSGYKFSFVSEESGSIFRENYEYIAVIDPLDGSTNYITGIPWSSVSIAVYKKIEEEKFLPYAGIVAEVFGNNIYSYDENGAYINNIKVDKRKPTDKIVLPYYNKDKINEAYSIISKLGNGIKIRTLGSASLDMILVCTGRAYLYFDIRGKLRNVDIASSKGFCEKLGIRSLDLKGREVTFSLKYVDVIPEIIVTSDSELQNSFSSYS
- a CDS encoding AAA family ATPase; protein product: MNLSYTYEIIILFILLSIIGIILMGIFKRFTTNFMTSEKATQLQLKGKKKGEDEERKISWDDIGGYEDVKKEIIEYVEFPLKNKELALKYGLRPPKGILLFGPPGCGKTLMMRALASDAKLNFIYVNVSDIMSKWYGESEARLRELFANARKNAPCLLFFDEIDTIGTKRESHTGDSVTPRLLSLMLSEIDGLNSEDGVIIVGSTNVPQLLDKALLRAGRFDKLIYVGPPNKEARKEILKIHCKNKPLAEDVDLDKIADMTERYSGADLANICQEAARKAAIEAMQTGKDVKITMKDFMEIIQRYKPSITLQMIEDFEKFRLDFERRSRKGEDLESEIEDKITLDDIGGYTKVKTELKELLELQLKYSKLMEQMKVPPIRGILLYGPPGVGKTMMAKALAKTLDVKLISVSVAEIMYKGYEGAVSILKEVFNRARENKPSIILLDELDAIASKRSQKDSTDSSKIVNQLLTEMDGIRNLKEVVVIGTTNRVKTIDPALLRPGRFDIIVHMDLPNEEERLDILQKYLGKDVCERVDCREIAKRTEGYTGADLAAVAREAKIRVLKDIIRGNKDRVITKEDIEIALNKIKPSIKNRKKKNSGAQNQK